In the Hyphomonadaceae bacterium BL14 genome, one interval contains:
- a CDS encoding TonB-dependent receptor, whose translation MKSHAALLGAASFLALCAASGTAFAQHAVSGVVVDQRGTPLPGAQVRVRELGLTTATNRQGEFTFLSVPAGATQLEISYLGLPTSVQPITVSATDANFITFTLADSQAEDRIIITGQILDSTARALNQQRTNDATTNIISADTIGRFPDANIAEALQRVPGFAVARDQGEGRFINLRGAPGGFTGISVDGVAVGSPDPETRAVDLDTIPSDIVASLEVSKTLLPNQDADSIAGSVNLVTRSPFDRPGLQVSGQGGISYNEFGGGNDRRASGTVSNTTADGRFGALLSASYSRTDRQVDNIESGWAIEEIGGQDVFIVEDQEFKDYDTVRERNALTASLEFRPDDATRFFVTGSYSRFRDDEFRNTLIVDYSAGDLEPGASNGNATWSDTRIEKELRHRIVQNEIATLQAGGEHLLGAGELDYSVSYSRSEQFNPRRAQFLFRSSLRPTLSYDYADADNPALSLFTTNEHLDLGAYNFRENVSRGQTTEQDEIAARINYAFSSSLFANPAEFRTGASVRNRDVTNDNEQYRDRRGVANPGQPISAFLGNERSQNFGYFLGQKYDPALVTAYWNAIQATSTQPAVRRVPQSTTADYDAEERIYAAYGMATVEAGATRIVAGLRVEHTEFEGSAPFIDDNDNIRINAVSRDYTNWFPNLTVRHEFADNFIGRVALTRAISRPRYQDVVPRVEEGDRTSLPVGVDRGNPDLRETLSNNFDAGLEYYFTPLGLAAVNVFYKDLENYEFTLNRDGTYEGLPAEISQAENAPDGYIRGIELTYQQQFVNLPGFLSNTGVFANYTWTDAEITLAAPISGSRTRILPGQSDTILNLAVFYETERFSARLSWNERSDYLDDVDGEDSRLDEFWEGRSQLDFSASFDVSERLGVFFEAKNLTNTEGVRYVGDRSRVLEREAFGYTLFGGLRFNF comes from the coding sequence ATGAAATCTCATGCCGCGCTGCTCGGTGCAGCGTCTTTCCTTGCGCTTTGTGCCGCATCCGGGACGGCCTTCGCGCAGCACGCCGTATCGGGTGTGGTTGTCGACCAGCGCGGCACGCCGCTGCCGGGTGCCCAGGTGCGCGTCCGTGAACTGGGTCTGACCACCGCGACCAACCGTCAGGGTGAGTTCACCTTCCTGTCCGTGCCCGCCGGCGCGACGCAGCTCGAGATCAGCTATCTGGGCCTGCCCACGAGCGTGCAGCCGATCACCGTGTCGGCCACGGATGCGAACTTCATCACTTTCACCCTGGCCGACAGCCAGGCCGAAGACCGCATCATCATCACCGGCCAGATCCTCGATTCCACGGCGCGCGCCCTGAACCAGCAGCGCACCAATGACGCCACCACCAATATCATCTCGGCTGACACCATCGGCCGCTTCCCCGACGCCAACATCGCCGAAGCACTGCAGCGCGTGCCGGGCTTCGCGGTCGCGCGCGACCAGGGCGAAGGCCGCTTCATCAATCTGCGCGGCGCGCCCGGTGGTTTCACCGGCATCTCCGTGGACGGCGTGGCCGTGGGCTCGCCCGATCCGGAGACCCGCGCGGTGGATCTGGACACCATTCCATCCGACATCGTCGCCTCGCTGGAAGTGTCCAAGACCCTGCTTCCCAATCAGGACGCCGACTCCATCGCCGGTTCGGTGAACCTGGTGACCCGTTCGCCGTTCGACCGGCCGGGCCTGCAAGTGTCGGGTCAAGGCGGTATCAGCTACAACGAGTTCGGCGGCGGCAATGACCGGCGCGCCTCGGGTACGGTGTCCAACACCACCGCTGACGGCCGCTTTGGCGCGCTGCTCTCGGCGAGCTACTCGCGCACAGACCGTCAGGTCGACAACATCGAATCGGGCTGGGCGATCGAAGAGATCGGCGGCCAGGACGTATTCATTGTCGAAGACCAGGAATTCAAGGACTACGACACGGTGCGCGAGCGCAATGCGCTGACCGCCTCGCTGGAATTCCGCCCCGACGACGCAACCCGCTTCTTTGTCACTGGCAGCTATTCGCGTTTCCGCGATGACGAATTCCGCAACACGCTGATCGTCGACTACTCTGCCGGCGATCTGGAGCCGGGCGCGAGTAACGGTAATGCGACCTGGAGCGACACCCGCATAGAGAAAGAGCTGCGCCACCGTATTGTGCAGAACGAGATCGCCACGCTCCAGGCGGGCGGCGAGCATCTTCTGGGTGCCGGCGAGCTGGATTACTCGGTGTCCTATTCGCGCTCGGAACAGTTCAACCCGCGCCGCGCCCAGTTCCTGTTCCGCTCCTCGCTGCGTCCGACGCTGAGCTATGACTACGCCGATGCGGATAATCCGGCCCTGTCGCTGTTCACTACCAACGAGCACCTCGACCTGGGTGCCTATAATTTCCGCGAGAACGTGTCACGCGGCCAGACCACCGAGCAGGACGAGATTGCCGCGCGCATCAACTATGCCTTCAGCAGTTCGCTTTTCGCCAATCCGGCCGAGTTCCGCACCGGCGCGTCGGTGCGCAACCGCGACGTCACCAATGATAACGAGCAGTATCGCGACCGCCGCGGCGTCGCCAACCCGGGCCAGCCGATCTCGGCCTTCCTGGGCAATGAGCGCTCGCAGAATTTCGGCTATTTCCTCGGCCAGAAATACGACCCGGCCCTGGTGACCGCCTACTGGAACGCCATTCAGGCGACCTCCACCCAGCCGGCGGTGCGCCGCGTGCCGCAATCGACCACAGCCGACTATGACGCCGAAGAGCGGATCTACGCCGCCTACGGCATGGCCACGGTGGAAGCCGGCGCCACGCGCATTGTGGCCGGCCTGCGCGTCGAGCACACCGAGTTCGAAGGCTCGGCCCCGTTCATCGACGACAATGACAACATCCGCATCAACGCGGTCAGCCGGGATTACACCAACTGGTTCCCGAACCTGACCGTGCGTCACGAGTTTGCCGACAACTTCATCGGCCGTGTCGCGCTGACCCGCGCCATCAGCCGTCCGCGCTACCAGGACGTGGTGCCGCGGGTGGAAGAAGGCGACCGCACTTCGCTGCCGGTGGGCGTGGACCGTGGCAATCCGGACCTGCGCGAAACCCTGTCGAACAATTTCGACGCGGGCCTGGAATACTATTTCACTCCGCTGGGCCTGGCGGCCGTCAACGTGTTCTACAAGGATCTGGAGAATTACGAGTTCACGCTGAACCGCGACGGCACGTATGAAGGGCTTCCTGCGGAAATCTCCCAAGCGGAAAACGCGCCGGACGGCTATATCCGCGGGATCGAGCTGACCTATCAGCAGCAGTTCGTTAACCTGCCGGGCTTCTTGTCGAACACCGGCGTGTTCGCCAACTACACTTGGACCGATGCAGAGATCACGCTGGCGGCCCCGATTTCGGGCAGCCGCACGCGCATCCTGCCGGGTCAGTCGGACACCATCCTGAACCTCGCCGTGTTCTACGAAACCGAGCGTTTCAGCGCCCGTCTGTCGTGGAATGAGCGCTCCGATTATCTGGATGATGTCGATGGCGAGGACTCGCGTCTGGACGAATTCTGGGAAGGCCGCAGCCAGCTGGATTTCTCTGCCAGCTTTGATGTGAGCGAGCGTCTGGGCGTGTTCTTCGAAGCCAAGAACCTGACCAACACCGAGGGTGTGCGTTACGTGGGTGACCGCAGCCGCGTGCTTGAGCGCGAAGCGTTCGGTTACACCCTGTTCGGCGGCCTGCGCTTCAACTTCTAA
- a CDS encoding peptide ABC transporter substrate-binding protein, with the protein MTHWTCRAAAAAICLALAACGQPSRDDGAVLHRGNAIEPGTLDPHRALITNEQAIIYDLFLGLAQPGPDGRPIPGLADSWTVSEDGLEWVFHLRAASWSDGQPITADDVVGSLRRTLDAATLNPFPALLFSIENASAVNAGEAPPEALGAQAIDPRTVRLTLAYPAPYLLDVLMQSTAVPVPLQVIAEHGEHWTRPENMVVSGPYRLASWRSFEHIRLVRNEAFHEADAACIDTVYYYPTVDAAAAERRVRNGELDLNTDYLASNDAFLRREAPDLVRSVPGRVLRMLTLNTARPPFDDVRARRAVALAIDRDFIADQVLAGADRAAFQFMPDDVPGRTGPARMSQADEPMEPRRIAARALLAEAGWGPDNPLRLTFSHQPAASWPRLAPVIQADLTAIAPWVSVEIETADTPIHYAQMQAGDFDIASDGWAPYFDDAYGYLMVTESAAGEYNYSRWTDPEFDALLTRSHFELDERERGALLAEAEQRLLDSAHYIPVFFENQRALVGPRVEGWTAHARVINPTRWLCVGGEGAEAQPVPER; encoded by the coding sequence ATGACCCACTGGACCTGTCGGGCCGCCGCCGCGGCGATCTGCCTGGCGCTGGCCGCCTGCGGACAGCCGTCACGCGATGATGGCGCGGTCCTGCATCGCGGCAATGCGATTGAACCGGGCACGCTCGATCCGCACCGGGCGCTGATCACCAACGAACAGGCGATCATCTATGATCTCTTCCTCGGCCTCGCCCAGCCGGGTCCGGACGGGCGGCCGATCCCCGGCCTTGCGGACAGCTGGACGGTGAGCGAGGACGGCCTGGAATGGGTGTTTCATTTGCGCGCGGCGAGCTGGTCCGACGGCCAGCCCATCACGGCGGATGACGTGGTCGGCAGCCTGCGCCGCACGCTCGACGCCGCGACGCTCAACCCGTTTCCCGCTTTGCTGTTCTCCATCGAGAACGCCTCGGCGGTCAATGCCGGCGAGGCGCCGCCCGAGGCGCTGGGGGCGCAGGCCATCGACCCGCGCACCGTGCGGCTGACGCTGGCTTATCCCGCCCCCTACCTGCTTGACGTGCTGATGCAGAGCACCGCCGTGCCCGTGCCCCTGCAGGTCATCGCCGAGCATGGCGAGCACTGGACGCGGCCGGAGAACATGGTGGTCAGCGGGCCGTATCGGCTGGCGTCCTGGCGCTCGTTTGAACATATCCGCCTGGTGCGCAATGAAGCCTTCCATGAAGCGGACGCCGCCTGCATCGACACGGTTTATTACTACCCCACTGTTGACGCCGCCGCCGCCGAACGCCGGGTGCGCAATGGAGAGCTCGACCTGAACACGGACTATCTCGCCAGCAATGACGCCTTCCTGCGCCGCGAGGCGCCGGATCTGGTGCGCTCGGTCCCGGGCCGGGTCTTGCGCATGTTGACGCTGAACACCGCCCGGCCGCCGTTTGACGATGTGCGGGCGCGCCGCGCGGTGGCCCTGGCGATCGACCGCGATTTCATCGCCGATCAGGTGCTGGCCGGCGCCGACCGCGCGGCGTTTCAGTTCATGCCCGATGACGTGCCCGGACGCACCGGCCCGGCGCGGATGAGCCAGGCGGACGAGCCCATGGAGCCGCGCCGCATCGCGGCCCGGGCGCTGCTGGCCGAGGCCGGCTGGGGGCCGGACAATCCCTTGCGGCTCACCTTCTCCCACCAGCCTGCGGCCAGCTGGCCGCGCCTCGCCCCGGTGATCCAGGCCGATCTGACCGCCATCGCGCCCTGGGTGAGCGTGGAGATCGAGACCGCCGACACGCCGATCCATTATGCCCAGATGCAGGCGGGCGATTTCGACATCGCCAGCGATGGCTGGGCGCCCTATTTCGACGATGCCTACGGCTATCTCATGGTCACCGAAAGCGCGGCGGGCGAGTATAATTACTCGCGCTGGACCGACCCCGAATTCGACGCCCTGCTGACCCGCTCCCATTTCGAGCTGGACGAAAGAGAGCGCGGCGCCCTGCTGGCTGAGGCCGAGCAGAGGCTGCTCGACAGCGCCCACTACATCCCGGTCTTCTTCGAAAACCAGCGCGCCCTCGTCGGCCCGCGCGTCGAGGGCTGGACCGCCCACGCCCGGGTGATCAACCCGACGCGATGGCTGTGTGTTGGGGGGGAGGGGGCTGAGGCGCAGCCGGTGCCGGAGCGGTGA
- a CDS encoding SulP family inorganic anion transporter, which translates to MDFDIVRRIRAEWFGNVRGDVLAGLVVALALIPEAIAFSIIAGVDPQVGLYASFSIAVLVAFTGGRPGMISAATAATAVLMVTLVRDHGLQYLLAATVLAGLIQIGAGVLKLGFVMRFVSRSVLTGFVNALAILIFLAQIPELTNVTWVTYAMVAAGLGIIYGFPYITKAIPSPLVCIVVLTGLALWMGMDVRTVSDMGELPSTLPVFLIPDIPFNLDTLMIILPYSLAVAMVGLLESLLTAQIVDDLTDTPSDRNRECIGQGIANTATGFIGGMAGCAMIGQSIINIKSGGRGRLSTLMAGLFLLFMILVLGEWVGLIPMPALVAIMIMVSIGTFSWRSVKNLRDHPKSSSFVMIATVATVIFSHNLAIGVGVGVLLSGIFFAWRVSRSFAVTTLASEDGRERTYTVSGQLFFASSEDFMKAFDFKEALDKVTIDLSATPIWDLSSVAAIDMAVLKFRRDGAEVELKGMNDASRTLVDKLGIHDKPGALERLMGH; encoded by the coding sequence CTGGATTTCGACATTGTGCGCCGCATCCGGGCGGAATGGTTCGGCAATGTGCGCGGTGATGTCCTGGCGGGTCTGGTGGTGGCGCTGGCGCTGATCCCCGAAGCCATCGCCTTCTCCATCATCGCCGGCGTGGACCCGCAGGTGGGTCTCTACGCCAGCTTCTCCATCGCCGTGCTGGTCGCGTTTACCGGCGGGCGCCCGGGCATGATCTCGGCGGCGACGGCGGCCACCGCCGTCTTGATGGTCACGCTGGTGCGCGATCACGGCCTGCAATACCTGCTGGCGGCCACCGTGCTGGCCGGTCTGATCCAGATCGGCGCCGGCGTGCTCAAGCTCGGCTTCGTGATGCGCTTTGTCTCACGTTCGGTGCTGACCGGCTTCGTCAATGCGCTGGCGATCCTGATCTTTCTCGCCCAGATCCCCGAGCTGACCAATGTGACCTGGGTCACCTACGCCATGGTCGCCGCCGGACTGGGGATCATCTACGGCTTCCCATACATCACCAAAGCGATCCCCTCGCCCCTGGTTTGCATTGTGGTGCTGACCGGCCTCGCCCTGTGGATGGGCATGGATGTGCGCACCGTGTCGGACATGGGCGAGCTGCCCTCGACCCTGCCGGTCTTCCTGATCCCGGACATCCCGTTCAATCTCGACACGCTGATGATCATCCTGCCCTACTCGCTGGCGGTGGCCATGGTGGGCCTGCTGGAATCCCTGCTGACGGCGCAAATCGTGGACGATCTCACCGACACGCCCAGCGACCGCAATCGCGAGTGTATCGGCCAGGGCATCGCCAACACCGCCACCGGCTTTATCGGCGGCATGGCGGGCTGTGCCATGATCGGCCAGTCCATCATCAACATCAAATCGGGCGGGCGCGGGCGGCTGTCCACGCTGATGGCAGGCCTGTTCCTCCTGTTCATGATCCTGGTGCTGGGCGAATGGGTGGGGCTCATCCCCATGCCGGCGCTGGTGGCCATCATGATCATGGTGTCTATCGGGACGTTCTCCTGGCGCTCGGTCAAGAACCTGCGCGATCACCCCAAAAGCTCCAGCTTTGTCATGATCGCCACCGTCGCCACGGTGATCTTCAGCCATAACCTGGCCATCGGGGTGGGCGTGGGCGTGCTGCTCTCGGGGATTTTCTTTGCCTGGCGGGTCTCGCGCAGTTTCGCGGTCACCACCTTGGCCAGCGAGGACGGGCGCGAACGCACCTATACGGTCTCCGGCCAGCTCTTCTTCGCCTCGTCAGAGGACTTCATGAAGGCGTTTGATTTCAAGGAAGCTCTCGACAAGGTGACCATCGATCTGTCCGCAACCCCTATCTGGGATTTGTCCAGCGTGGCCGCTATCGATATGGCCGTGCTCAAGTTTCGCCGCGACGGTGCGGAAGTGGAGCTCAAGGGCATGAATGATGCCAGCCGCACGCTGGTCGACAAGCTGGGCATCCACGACAAGCCGGGCGCGCTCGAACGCCTCATGGGCCACTAG
- a CDS encoding FAD-dependent oxidoreductase: MAAPADTSGQQERAIIDRRRILAAIGASLAAPGLAACARASETVIIIGAGMAGLAAARALTRRGARVTLLEARGRLGGRIHTSRVWRDAPADLGASWIHGEHGNPLTTLARACGAEALVTRQDNAGLYIAPELAAIGVTGLGAPWAADLVERALERAREADADMSLRAAIDQISPPDQRAPVRAAQLEHHLAGAYEQEYAGGAHELSAWWTGADAEFSGDDVLFPDGYDQLPFYLARGLDISLNRPVAQVRWDGPGVEVVLVSGESLRADRVIVTVPLGVLKTGGIRFTPELSQDKQAAIDRLGMGLLNKQFLRFETAFWPAGIDWHECMKREPGLWSQWVSLARAGAPVLMGFTGGDAARRTEPLEDRAVLADALDTLRDMFGSATPVPVAVQMTRWGRDPLAGGAYSFYAVGSGPDDRETLARPEGGGAVCFAGEACSTGYPGTVHGAFLSGLAAAGV; this comes from the coding sequence ATGGCGGCACCTGCGGACACGAGCGGGCAGCAAGAGCGGGCCATAATCGACAGACGGCGCATTCTGGCTGCAATCGGAGCATCGCTTGCCGCGCCCGGACTGGCGGCCTGTGCGCGGGCGTCGGAGACCGTGATCATCATTGGGGCGGGCATGGCGGGTCTTGCGGCAGCCCGGGCCCTGACCCGGCGCGGCGCGCGCGTGACGCTGCTTGAGGCACGGGGCCGTCTGGGCGGGCGCATCCATACAAGCCGTGTCTGGCGGGATGCGCCGGCTGATCTGGGGGCGTCCTGGATCCATGGCGAGCATGGCAATCCGCTCACCACCCTGGCGCGTGCATGCGGAGCTGAAGCCCTCGTCACCCGGCAGGATAATGCCGGTCTTTATATTGCACCTGAGCTTGCCGCTATCGGTGTGACCGGCCTTGGCGCGCCATGGGCCGCTGACCTTGTGGAACGGGCGCTGGAGCGCGCCCGGGAGGCGGATGCCGACATGTCGCTTCGGGCCGCGATTGACCAGATCAGCCCGCCGGACCAGCGCGCGCCTGTTCGCGCTGCCCAGCTGGAGCACCATCTGGCCGGCGCCTATGAGCAGGAATACGCCGGCGGCGCGCACGAGCTCTCCGCCTGGTGGACCGGGGCTGACGCGGAGTTCAGCGGCGATGATGTGCTCTTTCCGGACGGCTACGACCAGCTGCCCTTCTATCTCGCCCGCGGGCTCGACATCAGCCTTAACAGGCCGGTCGCCCAGGTGCGCTGGGACGGGCCGGGCGTGGAGGTCGTCCTGGTGTCCGGCGAATCGCTTCGGGCTGACCGCGTGATCGTCACCGTGCCGCTGGGCGTGCTGAAAACCGGTGGTATCCGCTTCACGCCTGAACTTTCACAGGACAAGCAGGCGGCAATTGACCGGCTCGGCATGGGCCTTCTCAACAAGCAATTCCTGCGCTTCGAGACGGCGTTCTGGCCAGCCGGCATTGACTGGCACGAATGCATGAAACGCGAGCCCGGCCTCTGGTCGCAGTGGGTGAGCCTGGCGCGCGCCGGCGCGCCGGTTCTGATGGGCTTCACCGGCGGGGATGCGGCGCGCCGGACCGAGCCGCTGGAGGATCGCGCGGTTCTTGCCGATGCGTTGGACACGCTTCGTGACATGTTCGGCTCGGCGACTCCGGTGCCCGTGGCTGTCCAGATGACGCGCTGGGGGCGTGACCCGCTGGCGGGCGGCGCCTATTCGTTCTACGCGGTGGGCAGCGGTCCAGACGACCGCGAAACTCTGGCTCGTCCTGAAGGTGGCGGAGCGGTTTGCTTCGCCGGCGAGGCCTGCAGCACCGGGTATCCCGGCACGGTCCATGGCGCATTCCTGAGCGGGCTGGCTGCGGCCGGGGTCTGA
- a CDS encoding complex I NDUFA9 subunit family protein has product MALRDEMITVFGASGFIGRYVVRRLAKAGYRVRAATRRPHLAHELKPMGVVGQVQLAQANLRDPDSVARAVDGAYGVVNLVGILAEGGRQTFQSLQADGARTIAEAAHAAGIERFVQVSAIGADAHSKSRYARTKAAGEAAVLEALPGAVILRPSIVFGPEDGFFNRFADMARFVPALPLIGGGATQFQPVYCGDVAECAVRALEMDAVRGQVFELGGPSVYTFRELMTYILITIDRRRLLVPVPFPIATLMGLGGEIAGALPFVEPFLTRDQVTLLKQDNVVGAGGEGLGRIDAFGVTPESIEAIVPSYLARYRKGGQFAAKRKGV; this is encoded by the coding sequence ATGGCGTTGCGCGACGAGATGATCACGGTGTTTGGTGCCTCCGGCTTTATCGGCCGGTATGTGGTGCGCCGGCTGGCCAAGGCGGGCTACCGGGTGCGCGCGGCCACGCGCCGCCCTCACCTGGCACATGAGCTCAAGCCCATGGGCGTGGTGGGACAGGTCCAGCTGGCCCAGGCCAATCTGCGCGACCCGGACTCGGTGGCCCGCGCCGTGGACGGTGCCTATGGCGTGGTCAATCTGGTGGGCATCCTGGCCGAAGGCGGCCGCCAGACCTTCCAGTCGCTTCAAGCCGACGGTGCGCGTACCATCGCCGAAGCCGCCCATGCCGCCGGGATCGAGCGCTTTGTGCAGGTGTCGGCCATCGGCGCGGATGCGCACAGCAAGTCGCGCTATGCCCGCACCAAGGCGGCAGGCGAGGCGGCGGTGCTCGAGGCGCTGCCCGGCGCGGTGATCCTGCGCCCCTCCATCGTATTCGGGCCGGAAGACGGGTTCTTCAACCGCTTTGCCGACATGGCGCGCTTTGTTCCCGCCCTGCCGCTGATCGGCGGCGGTGCCACGCAGTTCCAGCCGGTCTATTGCGGCGATGTGGCCGAGTGCGCGGTGCGGGCACTGGAGATGGATGCGGTGCGCGGGCAGGTGTTCGAGCTGGGCGGGCCGTCCGTCTACACCTTCCGCGAATTGATGACCTATATCCTCATCACCATTGACCGCCGGCGCCTGCTGGTCCCGGTGCCCTTCCCCATTGCCACGCTGATGGGGCTGGGCGGCGAGATCGCCGGGGCGCTGCCTTTCGTCGAGCCCTTCCTCACGCGCGATCAGGTGACCCTCCTCAAACAGGACAATGTGGTCGGCGCGGGCGGCGAGGGGCTGGGACGCATTGATGCATTCGGCGTGACGCCGGAATCCATCGAGGCCATTGTCCCGTCCTATCTGGCACGCTACCGCAAGGGCGGCCAGTTCGCGGCGAAACGGAAAGGCGTATGA
- a CDS encoding methyltransferase domain-containing protein, giving the protein MTDARFLSGDARADSRFGFAEALAARGDLAGAIEVLSGALELAPDWAAGWYQLGDWCACADQCTQAVQAWRRVVALDPEDALGAGARLDLLSGEPVSESLPSAFVETLFDQFAPRFDAALTGKLAYRAPQLIVDALDQAGFGRAGRVMDLGCGTGLMGEVLRARCDWLGGVDLSAGMLARAQAKGLYDQLDKADINTLALDEARYDLIVAADVFTYVGALERIIAWCAGTLNPGGRLAFAVEAGEAGVSLRESRRFAHGRAYLADLLASAGFDGVRLTDCVLRQDRGADIAGLIAVAAAPSGGQDREGDGELTAVA; this is encoded by the coding sequence ATGACCGATGCGCGGTTTCTGTCCGGCGACGCAAGAGCGGACAGCCGGTTTGGCTTCGCCGAAGCGCTGGCCGCGCGCGGCGATCTGGCGGGTGCCATCGAGGTGCTGTCGGGGGCGCTGGAGCTTGCGCCGGACTGGGCCGCAGGCTGGTACCAGCTGGGCGACTGGTGCGCCTGTGCCGATCAATGCACGCAGGCCGTGCAGGCCTGGCGGCGCGTGGTGGCGCTGGACCCCGAAGATGCGCTGGGCGCGGGCGCGCGGCTGGACCTGCTCTCCGGCGAGCCGGTCTCTGAGAGCCTGCCGTCTGCCTTTGTGGAGACGCTGTTCGACCAGTTTGCGCCACGCTTTGATGCCGCCCTGACCGGCAAGCTCGCCTATCGCGCGCCGCAGTTGATCGTGGACGCGCTGGATCAGGCCGGTTTCGGTCGGGCCGGGCGGGTCATGGACCTGGGATGCGGCACCGGTCTGATGGGCGAGGTACTGCGCGCGCGGTGTGACTGGCTGGGCGGGGTCGATCTTTCTGCCGGCATGCTGGCCAGAGCACAGGCCAAGGGCCTCTATGACCAGCTGGACAAGGCCGACATCAACACCCTGGCTTTGGATGAGGCGCGCTATGATCTCATCGTGGCGGCGGACGTTTTCACCTATGTGGGAGCGCTGGAACGAATCATCGCCTGGTGCGCCGGCACGCTGAACCCCGGCGGACGGCTGGCGTTCGCTGTGGAGGCCGGGGAAGCGGGCGTCAGCTTGCGCGAAAGCCGGCGTTTCGCCCATGGCCGCGCCTATCTGGCCGATCTCCTGGCCAGCGCCGGATTTGACGGCGTGAGGCTCACAGATTGCGTCCTGCGCCAGGACCGGGGTGCGGATATCGCTGGCCTCATCGCCGTGGCTGCCGCGCCGTCCGGGGGCCAGGACCGCGAGGGCGATGGCGAGCTGACCGCCGTCGCGTGA
- a CDS encoding universal stress protein, with the protein MTHITALIDGSIYARGVCDHTAWAAAQTSASVELLHVLGLRSTTSQPANLSGNLTLGARSDLLDKLASHDAEHAKLAKERGRVILDAAKAELEAAGISRVTVRLRLGDIVEAIHDVEAGAALIILGKRGEAADYARDHLGSNLERIVRAATKPVLVASQAFKPVRRALIAFDGGPSAQKAVAHLAKGRLLKGVTVDIVSVGEDTAERRTPLEDAAEALRAGGHTVTAQVLRGKPEEAIAGHIKAHDIDLLVMGAYGHSRLRALFIGSTTTEMLRSSPVPVMLFR; encoded by the coding sequence ATGACCCATATCACTGCGCTCATCGACGGCTCGATCTACGCCAGAGGCGTCTGCGACCACACGGCGTGGGCTGCCGCGCAAACCTCTGCCAGCGTGGAACTGCTGCATGTGCTGGGCCTGCGCAGTACGACAAGCCAGCCGGCGAACCTGTCAGGCAATCTGACACTGGGCGCGCGGTCGGACCTGCTCGACAAGCTGGCCAGTCACGATGCTGAGCACGCCAAGCTGGCCAAGGAGCGCGGCCGGGTCATCCTTGATGCGGCCAAAGCCGAGCTGGAAGCCGCCGGTATCAGCCGGGTCACGGTCCGCCTGCGCCTGGGTGACATCGTCGAGGCGATCCACGATGTGGAGGCCGGCGCGGCGCTGATCATTCTGGGCAAACGCGGCGAGGCGGCGGACTACGCCAGGGACCATCTGGGCTCAAATCTGGAACGCATCGTGCGCGCGGCGACGAAACCGGTGCTGGTGGCATCCCAGGCGTTCAAGCCGGTGCGGCGCGCCCTGATCGCCTTTGACGGCGGCCCCAGCGCCCAGAAAGCCGTGGCGCATCTGGCCAAGGGCAGGCTGCTCAAGGGCGTCACCGTCGACATCGTGTCGGTGGGCGAGGATACCGCCGAGCGGCGCACGCCGCTGGAAGACGCGGCAGAGGCGCTGCGCGCGGGCGGTCATACGGTCACGGCCCAGGTCCTGCGGGGCAAGCCGGAAGAGGCCATCGCCGGACACATCAAGGCCCATGATATCGATCTTCTGGTAATGGGTGCCTACGGCCATTCGCGCCTGCGGGCCCTGTTCATCGGCAGTACGACGACCGAAATGCTGCGGTCAAGCCCGGTTCCGGTGATGCTGTTCCGTTAG
- the hslV gene encoding ATP-dependent protease subunit HslV yields MSETQTFPGWRGTTIVCVRKGDRVCIAGDGQVSIGNTVIKSRARKVRPLAGGAVVAGFAGATADAFALFERLEAKLEQYPGQLARACVELAKDWRTDRYLRRLEAMLIVADAKESFVLTGAGDVLEPEHGIAAIGSGGHFALAAARALMDHMDDPEAIARRAMEIASEICVFSNNNLTVETLG; encoded by the coding sequence ATGAGCGAGACCCAGACCTTCCCCGGCTGGCGCGGCACCACGATCGTGTGCGTGCGCAAGGGTGACCGCGTTTGCATTGCGGGCGACGGCCAGGTGTCGATCGGCAACACGGTGATCAAATCGCGCGCCCGCAAGGTGCGTCCCCTGGCGGGCGGCGCGGTGGTGGCCGGATTCGCCGGTGCCACGGCGGATGCGTTTGCCCTGTTCGAGCGCCTTGAAGCCAAGCTGGAACAGTATCCCGGCCAGCTGGCGCGCGCCTGTGTGGAGCTGGCCAAGGACTGGCGCACGGACCGCTATCTGCGCCGGCTGGAGGCCATGCTGATCGTGGCCGACGCCAAGGAAAGCTTTGTGCTGACCGGGGCTGGTGATGTACTGGAGCCCGAGCACGGTATCGCTGCCATCGGATCTGGCGGGCATTTCGCCCTGGCTGCGGCGCGCGCGCTGATGGATCACATGGACGACCCGGAAGCCATTGCCCGGCGTGCCATGGAGATCGCGTCGGAAATCTGCGTGTTCTCCAACAATAACCTGACTGTCGAAACGCTCGGCTAA